Part of the Streptomyces sp. NBC_00457 genome, GCCGGTGAGGTGGCCGCCGGGTACTGCGAACGTGCCGGTGCATTGAAGGTCGGCCGGGTTGCCGAGGCGGACTACCGTGCAGGTCACGCCGTCGCGGCCGACCTTTTCGCCGCCCTTGGTGCGATAGAGGTCGTCGGCGAAGGAGAAGGCGTCTCCGAGGCTGGGCGGTCCGCCCTCGCCGTCCTCCTGGGCGGGGACCTCCCTGGCGTAGAGCGTGAAGTCCTCGTCTCCGTCGGTGGCGGACACGGGGTGTGAGGCGCCGAGAGCGACGGCTGCGAACAGGCAGGTCCCGAACGTGGCGAGTCGCCTGAGGTTGGGGCGCATGTCCTGCCTCCTGTGGGGTGGTGGATCCCCCCTCGACCCTTCATTGTCCGACCATCACTCCGTGCTCGCCCGGTGAGCAGCCGGGTCGCCGCCCGGCCCCAGGCCCGGAACATCGCGGCGCCCCCGATCGCTATAGCCGGTATGAGCGACTACCGCATCGAGCACGACTCCATGGGCGAGGTCCGCGTCCCGGCGGACGCCAAGTGGCGGGCCCAGACCCAGCGCGCCGTCGAGAACTTCCCCATCTCCGGGCAGCGCATCGAGCGCGCGCACATCGAGGCGCTCGCGCGGATCAAGGGGGCCGCGGCGAAGGTCAACGCGCGGCTGGGGGTGCTCGACGAGGACGTCGCCGAGGCGGTCCAGGAGGCGGCCCGTGAGGTCGCCGAGGGACGGTGGGACAAGCACTTCCCGGTCGACGTGTTCCAGACCGGCTCGGGGACCTCGTCCAACATGAACACCAACGAGGTCATCGCCACGCTGGCGAGTGAGCGGCTGGGCAAGGCCGTGCATCCGAACGACCACGTCAACGCCTCGCAGTCGTCCAATGACGTCTTCCCGTCCTCCATCCACATCGCCGCCACCGCCGCCGTCACCCGCGACCTCGTCCCCGCCCTCGAACACCTCGCGGCCTCCCTCACCCGCAAGTCGGAGGAGTTCGCCGATGTCGTGAAGTCGGGGCGGACGCATCTCATGGATGCCACGCCCGTGACCCTGGGGCAGGAGTTCGGCGGGTACGCCGCCCAGATCCGGTACGGCGTCGAGCGGCTGTACGCCTCCCTCCCCCGCCTCGCCGAACTGCCCCTCGGCGGCACCGCCGTCGGCACCGGCATCAACACCCCGCCCGGTTTCTCCGCCGCCGTCATCGAGGAAGTGGCGAGGGCGACCGGGCTTCCGCTCACCGAGGCCCGCGACCACTTCGAGGCGCAGGGCGCGCGGGACGGGATCGTGGAGACGAGCGGGCAGCTGCGGACCATCGCCGTGGGGCTCACGAAGATCGCCAACGATCTGCGGTGGATGGCGTCCGGGCCGCGGACCGGGCTCGCGGAGATCAGCCTGCCCGACCTGCAGCCCGGGTCCTCGATCATGCCGGGCAAGGTCAACCCGGTCATTCCGGAAGCCGTCCTCATGGTCAGCGCCCAGGTCATCGGCAATGACGCCACCGTCGCCACCGCCGGGGCCGCCGGGAACTTCGAGCTGAACGTCATGCTGCCGGTCATCGCCAAGAACGTGTTGGAGTCGATCCGCCTGCTGGCCAACGCCTCCCGGCTGCTCGCCGACCGGACCGTGGACGGGATCGTCGCGCACCGGGAGCGGGCGCGCGAGTACGCCGAGTCGTCACCCTCCGTGGTCACCCCGCTGAACAAGTACATCGGGTACGAGGAGGCCGCCAAGGTCGCCAAGAAGGCGCTCGCGGAACGGAAGACGATCCGTCAAGTGGTGCTGGAGAGCGGATATGTGGAGCGGGGCGACCTGACCGTGGAGCAGCTGGACGAAGCGCTGGACGTGCTGCGCATGACGCACCCGTAACCAAAGGTTCCGCCCGCGTGAACCGTGACGCGCACCGCAGCGTCGTATGCCTGTGACACCTAATATCTGTGCATGCCAGACGACGGAGCGGTGAGACGAGTGGAAGCGGACGGTACGACGGCCTTCTGGGCGCCCGGGAGCCGGATCCTGTGGCGCTACCGGGAGAACGCCGGCGACCGCTTCCACATCGCCCGCCCCGTGACCGTCGTCCGGGACGACGCGGACGTCCTCGCCGTCTGGCTGGCGCCCGGCACCGAGTGTGTCAGGCCGGTGCTCGCGGACGGGACTCCCGTCCACCAGGAGCCGCTGCGGTCGCGCTACACCAAGCCGCGGACCGTACAGCGCGACCGCTGGTTCGGCACCGGTGTGCTGAAGCTGGCGCGGCCGGGCGAGCCCTGGTCGGTGTGGCTGTTCTGGGAGCCGGGCTGGCGGTTCAAGAACTGGTACGTCAACCTCGAAGAGCCGCTGGCGCGTTGGGACGGCGGGGTGGACTCCGAGGACCACTTTCTGGACATCTCCGTCCACCCGGACCGCAGTTGGCACTGGCGGGACGAGGACGAGTTCGCGCAGGCCCAGCGGGACGGACTGATGGACGCCGAAGGCGCCGAGCGGGTACGGGCGGCGGGCCGGGCCGCGGTGGAGACGATCCGCGCCTGGGGGCCGCCGTTCTCGGACGGCTGGCAGCACTGGCGCCCGGATCCGTCGTGGGCTGTACCGTCACTGCCGGAGGACTGGCACTGCACGCCCGCGCACGTGTCCACATGAGACCCTTGATGCGCCCCCGGGCCACAACCGTAGGATCGTCCTCCACAAGTGATTTACAGCAGTAACTCCCGGCACATGCGCCGGGCCTGACCATACGTCACCGAGGGGCGGCAGGACGTGAGCGAGGGGTACGAGGGCAACACCGGTACGGACCATGGTCCGT contains:
- a CDS encoding class II fumarate hydratase, giving the protein MSDYRIEHDSMGEVRVPADAKWRAQTQRAVENFPISGQRIERAHIEALARIKGAAAKVNARLGVLDEDVAEAVQEAAREVAEGRWDKHFPVDVFQTGSGTSSNMNTNEVIATLASERLGKAVHPNDHVNASQSSNDVFPSSIHIAATAAVTRDLVPALEHLAASLTRKSEEFADVVKSGRTHLMDATPVTLGQEFGGYAAQIRYGVERLYASLPRLAELPLGGTAVGTGINTPPGFSAAVIEEVARATGLPLTEARDHFEAQGARDGIVETSGQLRTIAVGLTKIANDLRWMASGPRTGLAEISLPDLQPGSSIMPGKVNPVIPEAVLMVSAQVIGNDATVATAGAAGNFELNVMLPVIAKNVLESIRLLANASRLLADRTVDGIVAHRERAREYAESSPSVVTPLNKYIGYEEAAKVAKKALAERKTIRQVVLESGYVERGDLTVEQLDEALDVLRMTHP
- the fomD gene encoding cytidylyl-2-hydroxypropylphosphonate hydrolase, whose protein sequence is MPDDGAVRRVEADGTTAFWAPGSRILWRYRENAGDRFHIARPVTVVRDDADVLAVWLAPGTECVRPVLADGTPVHQEPLRSRYTKPRTVQRDRWFGTGVLKLARPGEPWSVWLFWEPGWRFKNWYVNLEEPLARWDGGVDSEDHFLDISVHPDRSWHWRDEDEFAQAQRDGLMDAEGAERVRAAGRAAVETIRAWGPPFSDGWQHWRPDPSWAVPSLPEDWHCTPAHVST